CTGTGCTATTATTTTGTCGCCAACTATTTAAAGTGCTCTAATGGCAATGGGGCTTCACCAGGCCAGGCCAGCCGGCTAATCAAATGTGACTCGTCGGCGAGGTGAGATCAATCTCAATTATGGACTTGCCCTCGGCCGCCTCCTTGGGTGGCGTAGTAGGAGTAGTAGGCGATTCCATAGACATTTCCGTGGCCAGCGAGACGAGCTGTCGCCACTGGAATACGTCGATATTAAGGCTTTGAAGGTGCTGACAAAGTGACTCCAGTCCCTCCACATCGGTGGCCTTCAGATCAAAGGGTATCAACTGGTCGCCTTTGTCGTCACGCAGCACAGTGACCCCTTTCACACGTGCCGGCAACGCGTCGTGATTTAAATAGGTCCCTGTTGTCTTCGACAGCGTGTGAATgctataaaattaaacaaaagaacATGTATTGCTTTCATTATTACATTATATGCTTGATAATTTTTCGAATTCAGAACAATTACGCATGTGAAGTTGAGCAAATATTTGATAGGTTTGAGTTTGTTTATAATACTAAACTGGGCTTCGACCTGAATACCTAAATTAATTCTTCAGTCGTTATCGACATTTCTTATAATAGTCAATgggttaaaatatattaatagaaAATCATAAATGATCTTACaaataattgtattaaaattggcattacacttttatttaatatgatttttaaggcacacattttaaatataattttgaaaaatatatgtaaaaaaatattatttttttagggtttatataaattattgaaattggGGCCTAAagattaattgattttcttaaaatctcaTTTGGATAAATAGGAATCTATAgtttgataaaaaataaaaaagtaaggtaatacaaaaaatcccATAAGCTGACCTTTCCATGGCTTCGTTTCTGTGCTGCCTGGCCAACATATTGAGCTGTTTTATCTGATCCCTCATCACGAGATTCCTCTGTTTGGTGGCCTCCAGTTCTTGAGTCAGTTCCTCCATAAAGTCAGCTCGCTTCTCCAACTCCCCGCAGCGCAGCATTTTAACTTTCTGTACTTTTGCCGCCTTTTGGCGATGGCGAACTACTTCCTCCTTGAGATCCACTAAGATATTCATAgaaaatctattaattaaaACCATAAAATGGAACAACATTATTACAACTCACACAGATTGCTGTTGAATTTGGAGATTTTCTTGATGACACTCGCCTCACGCGCCTCCATGCGTATTTGTTTGTCGTACAAAGCCCTTATGCGCTTTTCGTAGGACGATTCAATCACGGTTATAGccatattttgatttatttatttaacttagtatattctttaaaaattcagcGCCTTTTTGCTTTCCAGAcgcttgtttttttattgcctTTCCAGTAGAGATAACACTTTAGCTAGGGATGGCATTTCCATGCCTCGGTAGAGCTGCCAGACCTGTAAAAAAGGTTTTGGTTTACATATCGATAGTTAACAAcggtttattgttttaaaagttGCATCTCGGAGAGCgaaattttggaaatatagaaatatagtttagtaattaaaaaagatttgttAGAAACCAAAAATGAGGGTCCCCTCTGACGGCAGTAAATGGTTAACACACGTTGATAGATAAACATGGCCTCTCTAAACACATTTGACGCCAATAAAATGTCGCATAAaacagtaaaatatttaaaatcagtaaacggttctatttttttgtaaattctaaataaattttaaaaacgacATTcacaaatgtcaaaaaataagtcacgataaaaatatttacttggttgtcgatatatcgatataaTAAAACTTGGCACATCCCTATGAGCCggcaagcaaaaaaaattgcaagtcAAATTGTCAGAGCGAAAAACAACTAATAAGCCGCATTTTCTGCAACAATTTGTGCAATTTCTAGAGTAATTAATTAATGCGTTTGCTGTTTGGTGTAAAGGCAATTCGCTCCCATCTCGCTCGCACTTACAGCAGCAGCCGCTTTGGAAAGGTAAGCAAACAATCAGGTGCAAATTGTGCAAAAAACATTTCGCAAAAGAGAAAAACTCGAACAAAGGTTCTATAAATAGAGCATATGGAATTTGCATAATGCCTCAAGCCAATATCtagttcttttgtttttattactgGTTGCAATGGATGGATAAGATATTTCTCCACTTATTTTTATGGAAACCCCGCGAATCGGTCAACGACCCACTTGTTGTTCTTGTCGCGCCGAATTCAAGGTCACGCtgacatttataatttttaattggtgCAATATCttgatttcaaaaaaattaaagtttattatgcATCATATAGACGGTTGGTAGCTTCTTTTTTAGTACTTTTCCACAaaagattgtttttttaattgcaaaaaaatgttgtcTTTAGTGTTTATCGTgcctagaaaataaaatatcattataaaatgttattaaaaatattaagaaatttcTTATATAGAAACCTATACGGATACTATacttaaaatgaaattattttcgaaattaatttttttggatattaatttatacaataaaaatatttaccgtttaaaaaataaaattttttaatacattttatctgtgttgttgttttatgtagcaattaaaatttaaattgcagaaatttttaacagttcagaacggtgtttttgttattatttacaaataacAAGTAATAACAAGTGCCAAGTTCCATTACTTTAGAAAGGGTAAATATTATATTCCTCAATGAAAATTCCCTTGCAAGCTAACACTTCAATTGTAAATGGTCAGTAAAGCTTCAGTAGCCCAGATGGACCCACCCTTAACCCGAAACCCACTTCTTATCTCGCCTCCTCAGCTCTCGTGATTTATGGGTGGCTGCATCAATTGACCGCCTCTGTGTGGTGCAAAGTAGTCGACTGATAAGCAAGTGGAGCACTCAGAGTGGTAATCGCCAGATTAGCAGCGATAAGATAGTACCAATGGCTTATCGCTGGGATTGGACTAACATTCCCAGGTCTCGAAATCCGAATCTTTACTCATTCGCAAAACATCTTCTCTTCTAGATGGCCACGGACGTCAAGTTCAACGACACGCTGAGCTGCAGCGATCCGCAGTCGCATCCGGTCCTGATCATCGGCCAGCTGCGCCATCTGAATCTGCTGAAGTTCAGCCATCTGGAGAGCAAACTCAGTCCACGAGTCACCGAGGAGACCTTCCTGAATGCCGTCGCCTGTCTGCATCCGGCGCCCACCGATAAGGTTTCCCTCTATCTCGATGTGGCCACAGTTGCTGCCCTTCCATTAAAGGCATCTCGGCATAATACCGCCTCCCGGGCTCATGCCATCACCCGGCTGGTGAAGAACCATGTGCTGAACGTCTCCGAGGAGAGCGTGGTGCTGGTCTGCGAGCGGGAGAATCTATTCGCCAGCGCCTGTGCGGTGGTCCGGGCTTTTCCCCTCTATTCCCGCAAAACGGGCAATCTACTGGCTGCCAGCCAATCCAAGTCACAATTTGGTGGTGGTGACCAAGGCGATGGAAGCAAGGATGCAGGACGTAACGTGGTGAACGTTGAGTTTGTGCTGATCAACAAAGAGGGCGGCGTGGAGAGCGAACCGCTGACGGAAGACGAGCTAAATTGCCTGAATGAAACCACGCGGGCCATCCGACTGACTGCTCGCATTGTGGACATGCCCTGCAACGAGATGAACGTGGATCACTTCATCCAGGCCATCGAGGACGTGGGCAGGGAGCTGTGCATCACGCCGCAAGTAATCCGCGGCGAGGAGCTGCGCGAGCGCGGCTTTGGCGGCATCTATGGCGTCGGAAAGGCAGCGGCGGTGCCACCTGCCCTTGTGGTGCTCTCCCACGAGCCACGTGGGGCCCAGGAGACCATCGCCCTGGTCGGCAAGGGTATCGTCTATGACACTGGCGGCCTGAGCATCAAGGCCAAGACGGGCATGCCCGGCATGAAGCGCGATTGCGGCGGAGCGGCGGCCATTCTGGGCGCCTTTTACGCAGCCGTTCAGTGCGGATTCAAGGAAAACCTGCATGCCGTCTTCTGCCTGGCCGAGAATTCTGTGGGCCCAAATGCAACGCGGTGGGTTTTTAAATCTAGATACAtctaaaaaaactatttaaactaatttatttaattatttttatacagcCCCGATGACATTCACACTCTCTACTCGGGCCGTACAGTGGAGATCAACAACACGGATGCCGAGGGCCGCTTGGTGCTCGCCGATGGCGTTTGCTTTGCCAACAAAGATCTGAAGGCCAACATCATTCTCGACATGGCTACATTGACTGGAGCTCAGGTGAGAGATACTATTAACATTTTACAGTTCCCCTCTTTCGATAAGAACAATACTATCAACACGTGATTTGTGAGGAAATTCCCTGTTTAATAAGCTTAATCAATTCAATTCTTGCTTCGGAACTTCGCGATTACATTTTAAACAGAAATACTTGATTTTATTAGGTCGATTTTCTAAGTATCTATAAGAATGGAAGAATAGAATCTAGCAGGATCTTTAAAgaataattgtatttaattatacaGATAAGTTACTGtataatttaatacaattatttttatatttattataggaGTCAGCTTTATCTACTGACCGATTTTTTCTTCACGAAAGTCCAATTATTTAGCAACTTCCTTTCTATCCTTTTAATCGCATTAAAGGCTACAATTCAGCAGATTGAATGCACATTTCCGCCACTAATGCAGCCAGCAAATTATTTTGCCGCT
This portion of the Drosophila takahashii strain IR98-3 E-12201 chromosome 3R, DtakHiC1v2, whole genome shotgun sequence genome encodes:
- the grsm gene encoding probable aminopeptidase NPEPL1 isoform X2 encodes the protein MRLLFGVKAIRSHLARTYSSSRFGKMATDVKFNDTLSCSDPQSHPVLIIGQLRHLNLLKFSHLESKLSPRVTEETFLNAVACLHPAPTDKVSLYLDVATVAALPLKASRHNTASRAHAITRLVKNHVLNVSEESVVLVCERENLFASACAVVRAFPLYSRKTGNLLAASQSKSQFGGGDQGDGSKDAGRNVVNVEFVLINKEGGVESEPLTEDELNCLNETTRAIRLTARIVDMPCNEMNVDHFIQAIEDVGRELCITPQVIRGEELRERGFGGIYGVGKAAAVPPALVVLSHEPRGAQETIALVGKGIVYDTGGLSIKAKTGMPGMKRDCGGAAAILGAFYAAVQCGFKENLHAVFCLAENSVGPNATRPDDIHTLYSGRTVEINNTDAEGRLVLADGVCFANKDLKANIILDMATLTGAQGVATGKYHGAVLTNSETWEAKSLQAGRKSGDLLASIIYCPELHFAEFSSAIADMKNSVADRQNAQSSCAGLFIAAHLGFDYPGIWMHVDMATPVHCGERATGYGVALLLTLFGGHTDSKLLQSIAPTDEEPPSKRLCRD
- the Spc25 gene encoding kinetochore protein Spc25; this translates as MAITVIESSYEKRIRALYDKQIRMEAREASVIKKISKFNSNLLDLKEEVVRHRQKAAKVQKVKMLRCGELEKRADFMEELTQELEATKQRNLVMRDQIKQLNMLARQHRNEAMESIHTLSKTTGTYLNHDALPARVKGVTVLRDDKGDQLIPFDLKATDVEGLESLCQHLQSLNIDVFQWRQLVSLATEMSMESPTTPTTPPKEAAEGKSIIEIDLTSPTSHI
- the grsm gene encoding probable aminopeptidase NPEPL1 isoform X1, encoding MEPYVNGYFSYLMENQLQCEDIPMREALRQGAEEWNALSPSERTKYRGKNKSRHLHKCSNCRHKRQPEKQKSLKRCPKSPTLSYSHRSRMQRPCSPRSFRNKYCPRKCSSRRTRRVCLLKRTTKVMATDVKFNDTLSCSDPQSHPVLIIGQLRHLNLLKFSHLESKLSPRVTEETFLNAVACLHPAPTDKVSLYLDVATVAALPLKASRHNTASRAHAITRLVKNHVLNVSEESVVLVCERENLFASACAVVRAFPLYSRKTGNLLAASQSKSQFGGGDQGDGSKDAGRNVVNVEFVLINKEGGVESEPLTEDELNCLNETTRAIRLTARIVDMPCNEMNVDHFIQAIEDVGRELCITPQVIRGEELRERGFGGIYGVGKAAAVPPALVVLSHEPRGAQETIALVGKGIVYDTGGLSIKAKTGMPGMKRDCGGAAAILGAFYAAVQCGFKENLHAVFCLAENSVGPNATRPDDIHTLYSGRTVEINNTDAEGRLVLADGVCFANKDLKANIILDMATLTGAQGVATGKYHGAVLTNSETWEAKSLQAGRKSGDLLASIIYCPELHFAEFSSAIADMKNSVADRQNAQSSCAGLFIAAHLGFDYPGIWMHVDMATPVHCGERATGYGVALLLTLFGGHTDSKLLQSIAPTDEEPPSKRLCRD